A single region of the Zootoca vivipara chromosome 2, rZooViv1.1, whole genome shotgun sequence genome encodes:
- the PROK2 gene encoding prokineticin-2 codes for MMSLSCVPLLFLLLSTGDSAVITGACDRDLQCGGGMCCAVSLWIRSLRMCTPMGTLGEDCHPLSHKIPFWGKRIHHSCPCLPNLSCVWVSPSKYKCLPEFKNEDIFF; via the exons ATGATGAGCCTGAGCTGcgtccctctcctcttcctgctgctctccacGGGGGATTCTGCAGTTATCACTGGG GCTTGTGACAGAGATCTACAGTGTGGTGGAGGCATGTGTTGTGCTGTTAGCCTCTGGATTCGGAGCCTGCGGATGTGCACACCAATGGGAACCTTGGGAGAAGACTGTCATCCTTTGAGTCATAAA ATTCCATTTTGGGGGAAGAGAATTCATCACAGCTGTCCATGCCTACCTAATTTGTCTTGTGTCTGGGTTTCTCCTAGCAAATACAAATGTTTACCGGAATTCAAAAACGAAGATATCTTTTTCTAG